ACCACTGATACTTAAGGTTCGTACCTTCGGCAGCCACAGAAATTGTGTGTGAATTGCCTTGGCAAACAGTTTTCGATTGTGGCTCCTGCGTAATCTTGGTCGGGATGTCAATCGTTACTCTAAACTCATCTGTCTTCGCCTTGGTACCGCAAACGTCAATAATGTTAACCATCCATGTTCCCTCGTGGTCAGCCTTAACTGATTGTGCATAGGAAAGTGATGGCTGCAGAGTAGTTGTCATTAACACGCCGTCTTTATACCACTCAAAAAAGATGTATCCGTATTCTTCCTTTGTTGCAATCTTCATGGACAGCGGATCGCCCTGACATACGGCAATACTTGATGGTTGCGGTTTGACGATAGGCGTAACGCAGGGACGAATTACCTTAATCTTGCCATACCAGTATGGCTGATTGTAGTCTGGTGGGTACGATTCAGCACAACTCTTGGTATTATTGGGGACTTCCTTTACCCGGATGTAGTAGTCACCAGGCTTTGTGTCGGTTGGCAGTGTGAACTTATAGACAAGTTCGCCATAGTAGTCATATTTATAATCCCAGGTGGTTACGTCGTCGCTTAAACTCTTCCACGTTGTACCGCCGTCTCCCGAGAGCTCAACCGCGAATTTCGAGTCTGGAAACCTTCCACTATAATAATAGATCCAGAAGTAAGCAGCTACAACGTCACCGGGTGCAACGGTCAGAGCCTGGTCACTCCAAACATACTGTCCGGTTTTAGCGTCAATGAAATAGTCAAAAACTAGTTGGCCATTCCAGTTCCAGCAGTCCTGGGCTTTTACCCCGACGCTTGACTGGAATAGCAACACTGCAAACACAAATAATGTTGCAAAAGATTTCATACAAAGAACCCTTCGTTGGTTAAATCCTGAATTGTTTTCAATGGTACTGTGCGGTTCATACAGTATGCTCAAAAAACACCTGTTGGCATTAACACATCCGGAGCTGAAAACGCAATGTAATTCAACGAATCTGTCAACACGCTATGAAACCAGTTTACAACAATAACACTTAGTAGGGATTATTGTTACTTTGGGGGTCGGTTACTAAAACTACAAAATGTTGTAACAACTAGATAATTAAAGTCCTTACGACGCAACGGTGCTGTTCATGGTTCCGATTTGATGCAGCGTGTTTACCCGGATAACAAGGGCATACCCCATAAATAAAACGGCTCTCCTCTGATATCAGAGGAGAGCCGTGTGTAAAATCGGCAGATTGATGGTTACGGGTTATCTGACAACGTTGAGCTTGATGTAGAACGAACCTGCCGGATTGGCAATGATGACGTTGTACACACCCGATGGGACAGGCAAGCCTGCAGCATCACTCAGGTTCCATACGGTAGCAGACTGTGTGGGGTGCAGGGTGGCAACCACGGCACCGTGAGCATCGACGATCGAGATGGTTGATGCGACAGTTTCACCGGTGTTGATGGTAACGCTTCCGCTTGCCGGGTTCGGATAGATGCTCATACCGGCATTCAGGGCGTCCAGAGTAACCGATGATGCTATTTCGCATGTTCCATTGGCGCCGACAGTAGAGTTGCCGCCGGTGCTGGACTTGATGGCAAAGCTGGCAGTGTAGCTACCTACTTCGTGCGGGGTAAACTCGGCACATACTTCCTTGGTGCTACCGGCTGGGACCTCAACGGGCAGCGGAGTAGTGATGCTGAACAGCGAAGCATTGGTACCGCTGACCTGGATATCATCAATGGTAATGTTGGTTGACGAGGTGTTGTTAATGGTGAAGCACTTGATCCGTGTTTCGTTCTTGTCGGCAGTACCAAACTCTACCGTCTGGTCAGTTGTGTACAGCACAACACCGTTGCCGCTGATCGCTGCCGTGCTTGCGCCTTCGGTGGCGGTGGACTGAATGTTCAGTGTGGCGGTGGAGGTGCCAACAAAACTGGGCGTGAATTTGATTTTTACGGTGAGTGACTCACCTTTATTCAGTGTGTTGGCAACCGGAGCGGTAACCACGAAGTCAGCCGCATTGGGACCGCTGAAGCTAAAGCCGTTTACGGTTATCGGTACGTTGCCTGCATTCATGACCAGTGCATCAAAGGTAACTTCGTTGCTGTAGCCAAAGGGTACGTTGCCGGCGTCAAGAGTCGGTGACGAAACGGCGATGGTCGGCACCAGCGAGTTGGGATCGATCACGGTAACGCGTGCAGGACGAGAGTTTACGCTGCCGCAGACGTTGGTGATCACAGCCTGATAGAAACCGGCATCGCTGAGCTTAACGTCGGTCAGTGTGAGTGTGGCCTCGGTTCCCTTGGCCACTTCCTTACCGTTACGGAGCCATACAACTTCCTGTGCACCCTGATTATTTACTGTCAGCGTTACGGTTTCACCAACCTCGGCAATCGCGTCGGCAGGCTGCGAGGTGAGTACCGGTAATGAGTACACCTTCACTTCGGCGACCTTACTGGTTGCAAAAAAGCCGCACATGCTGCTCACCTGCACAGAGTACGAGCCCTGCTGTGCGGGAGTAACATTGTTGAGTTCAAGAGCGTAGTTGTTTGACCGCGGAATCGGAGCCCCTTTAAAGAACCACTGATACTGAAGATCTGCGCCTTCAGAAATCGCGGTAAGGGTAATGTCAGACCCGGCACAAACGTCGGCCGAGGCAGGTTGTTCAGTAATGGTTGGGGCATCATAAACGCCAACATAGACGCGGCCCGAGGTGGCGTCGGCCAGACAGCCGGTTTCAGCCGAACCCGGAACAACTACATACACCCAGTAGAAGCCGTTGTCGCGTTCTGAGATAGCGTCAATTGTTAAATTCTTTTGGTTCTCGCCAAGCATTGGCTTGTCGCCCTTGTACCACTGATAGGCCAGGATGGTGCCTGTGGTATTGGCCGTAAGGGTAACCTTTGCACCGGGACAGTAGGTACCACCAGCGAGTGGCACCGTAAAGCTTGGTTTTACAGGGACAGCAATGGTTGCAACATCACTGGTGTCGGGATCACCGCAGGTACCATTAACAATAACCTGATACAAGCCTTCATTCTCCGAAGATGCACTGGGGATGTTAATGGATGTTCCTGTAGCACCCATGATTGGGGAACCATTTTTATACCACTGGTATCTCAGGGATGTGCCTTCAGCAGCCACGGTGATTATGTGTGAATTGCCCTGGCAAACAGTTTTCGATTGTGGCTCCTGAGTGATTCTGGTTGGAATATCAATCGATACTTTAAACTCATTTGTTTTTGCCTTTGTGCCACAAACATCGATGATGTTAACCATCCACGTTCCCTCGTGGTTTGCCTTTACGGATTGCGCATAGGTTAGGACGGGTTGCAGCGTGGTTGTAACAAGCTCACCATTGCGGTACCATTCAAAGAAAATGTAGCCGTACTCTTCCTTGGTTGCAATCTTCATCGTGAGCGGGTCTCCCTGACACACGGCAATATTCGACGGTTGTGGTTTTACTACCGGCGTAACACACGGGCGTACAACCTTGATTTTTCCGTACCAGTACGGCTGGTTGTAGTCTGGCGGATACGATTGCGCACACCCGCCGTCGGTAGGGACTTCTTTCAGTCGAATGAAATAGTCGCCCGGCTTTAAGTCATTTGGGAGCGTAAGGCGATCATGAAACATTCCATAGTAATCATATTTATATGACCACGGTGGGTTGCTGCTTGTACTTAAATCATCAGCAGTATATGTTTTTATTACCGTCCAGCTTGAACCACCATCGCCCGAAATTTCAAATACAAACGAGGCGTTTTTGGGAAGAAAGGTACCGTAACTGGCATAATAGGAATAGTAGTAAAAGTAAAAATATGGGTCAATTACTCCGCCCGGATAGGTTTGAACCTGACCATCTGAATAAATATACTGGCCCGTCTGGGTGTCAATAAAGTACTGGAAATACGTATATCCCATGTAATTCCAACACGTTTGCGCTTTTGCACCGGTGTGGGTTTGAAGCGCGATGGCAGTAAACACCAACAATGTAGCAAGTGATTTCAACATCGTGTAAACCTTGAATAATGATTACGTGAAAACTTTTTCAATCCGCACAGAGTTTTTCATCCAATGCTGTAGGCGTGCCATACGGAATGCTGGTTGAATTCAGAATTGTACGTGGAGCAACACCGACAATCTGACAGCTTGTACGAAGAAAATCAACCAGTCAAGTGCCCGACAATCTGGCAGGTAGTAAAATAAGTTAGCACCCGAGCCAGACGTAACACAGCTTGAACGTAATATCGTTAGCACCTGAAGCGGGTTTTGGTTACAACGTTTATGAGTAACCAACAAGTGCAGAGTATGCTGCTCATCACTGTGTTTTGTGGTAAGGCTGTTGTTCCCTTACGGTTAATGAAGTTGAGTGAGGTCAAAAAAAGAAGTAAGAAAAAAACATGTCAAGGCAGAAAGAAGAGTATTCACATAGTGTAAGTAGCAATGTTCAGAAATAAAAAAGAACGGCTCTCCTCTGATTTCAGAGGAGAGCCGTGTGTAAAATCGGCAGATTGATGGTTACGGGTTATCTGACAACGTTGAGCTTGATGTAGAACGAACCTGCCGGATTGGCAATGATGACGTTGTACACACCCGATGGGACAGGCAAGCCTGCTGCATCACTCAGGTTCCACACGGTAGCAGACTGTGTTGGGTGCAGGGTGGCAACCACGGCACCGTGTGCATCGACAATCGAGATGGTTGATGCGACAGTTTCACCGGTGTTGATGGTAACGCTTCCGCTTGCCGGGTTCGGATAGATGCTCATACCGGCATTCAGGGCGTCCAGAGTAACCGATGATGCGATTTCGCATGTTCCATTGGCGCCGACGGAAGAGTTTCCGCCGGTGCTGGACTTGATGGCAAAGCTTGCAGTGTAGCTACCTACTTCGTGCGGGGTAAACTCAGCGCATACTTCCTTGGTGGTACCGGCGGGGATGCTAACCGGTAGCGGTGTGGTAACTCGGAACAGCGAAGTATTGGTACCGCTGACCTGGATGTCATCAATGGTAATGTTGGTTGACGAGGTGTTGTTGATGGTGAAGCACTTGATCCGTGTTTCGTTCTTGTCGGCAGTACCAAACTCTACCGTCGGGTCAGTTGTGTACAGCACAACACCGTTGCCGCTGATCGCTGCCGTGCTTTCGCCTTCGGCGGCGGTGGACTGAATGTTCAGTGTGGCGGTGGAGGTGCCAACAAAACTGGGCGTGAATTTAATCTTCACGGTGAGTGACTCACCTTTATTCAGTGTGTTGGCAACCGGAGCGGTGACAACGAAGTCGGCTGCGTTTGGACCGCTGAAACTAAAGCCGTTTACGGTAATCGGCACGTTGCCTGCATTCATGACCAGTGCATCAAAGGTAACTTCGTTGCTGTAGCCAAAGGGTACGTTGCCGGCGTCAAGAGTCGGTGACGAAACAGTGATGGTCGGCACCAGCGAGTTGGGATCGATCACGGTAACGCGTGCAAGACGAGAGTTTACGCTGCCGCAGACGTTGGTGACCACTGCCTGATAGAAACCGGCATCACTGAGCTTGACGTCGGTCAGTGTGAGTGTAGCCTCGGTTCCCTTGGCCACTTCCTTACCGTTACGGAGCCATACAACTTCCTGTGCACCCTGATTATTTACTGTCAGCGTTACGGTTTCACCGACCTCGGCAATTGCGTCGGCGGGCTGCGATGTGAGCACCGGTAATGAGTACACCTTCACTTCGGCGACCTTACTGGTTGCAAAAAAGCCGCACATGCTGCTCACCTGCACCGAGTATGAACCCTGCTGTGCGGGAGTAACATTGTTGAGTTCAAGAGCGAAGTTGTTTGACTGCGGAATCGGAGCCCCTTTAAAGAACCACTGATACTGAAGATCTGCGCCTTCAGACGTAACTGTAAGGGTAATGTCAGATCCGGCACAAACGTCGGCGGAGGCAGGTTGTTCGGTAATGGTTGGTGCATCATATACGCCAACATAGACGCGGCCCGAGGTGGCGTCGGCCAAACAGCCGGTTTCGGCAGATCCGGGAACGACCACGTACACCCAGTAGAAGCCGTTGTCGCGTTCTGAGATATTATCAATCGTTAGTGTTCTCTGATGAGCGCCAAGAATTGATTTATCGCCTTTGTACCACTGGTAGGCCAGGATGTTGCCTGTTGTTTGAGCCGAAAGAGTAGCCTTGCTGCCCGGACAGAAGGTTCCGCCTGCAAGCGGAGTTGTAAACTGCGGTTTAATCGGCACTGCGATGGTGGCTGTCTCGCTGGTGTCGGGGTCACCGCAGGTACCGTTAACGATTACCTGGTACACACCTTCGTTATCGGAAGAGGCGCTGGGGATGTTGATTGTCGGCGTTGTTGCACCCGGCATGGCGGTGCCATCCTTATACCACTGATACTTAAGGTTCGTACCTTCGGCAGTAACGCTGATCGTGTGTGAGTTCCCCTGGCATACCGTACGGTTTTGCGGTTCCTGGGTGATCTTTGTTGGAATATCAATTGCAACCCTAAATTCTTTCGTTTGTGCTTTGGTACCGCAAACGTCAATAATGTTTACGTACCAGGTGCCCTCATGATTTGCCTTTACAGACTGCGGATACGAGAGAGTGGGTTGCAGCGTAGTTGTCATTAGCGAACCGTCGCGATACCATTCAAAAAAGACATATCCGTAATCTTCCTTAGTATCAATCTTCATGGACAGCGGATCACCCTGACATACGGCAATATTTGATGGCTGCGTATTTACAACCGGAGTGACGCACTTGCGTTTGACGGTCAGGTTCCCAATCTGGCCGGAAAATGAGTCAGGCGAGTATCCAATACCACAGCTCCCGTCATCCTTAATGTTTTTCTCGCAGATGCGCAGATAATAGCTTCCGGGCTTCATGGTGGTAGGGATTGTATAGTCAACAAAATGATAGCCATACAGCACACCCCAGTAATAGTACCACGGCGAATTGGAATTACTCTGATTGGTTGTGGTGTAGTACGTGAGTGTATCAACAGATACGGTACGAATGTCCGTCCATGTTGTCTTGTCGTCGGATATCTGAATCTTCCACTCTGTATTCTTGGGCTTACCATAGCTGTTGTAGTAATTCAGGTAGTACATGTAGAACACAGGACGGATTTTATCGCCTTGATAGACAGTGATAGAGTTCCCCAAACCATAATAATAGTTATACGAGGGATCGCCGAAGCCGTTAAAGTACGTATAGCCCTGATAGTTCCAGCACGTCTGAGCTTTAACAGCTGCGCCGGAAATAGCAAGCAAGGTTATAAGAACTAAAGTAGAAAAGAACGATTTCATTCTACCATCCATGAATTGGTTGTTAAAAGTTGTTTGTTTGCCTTGTTTGAGTATTACTATATCTACATCTTGCACAAAATACGATAAAATCTTACCTTGTCAAGACAAAATGCCACTATGTAGTGACATAAAAAGGAAAAAGGTCACCGACCGCTACCTGTGCCCGAGGCGTACTGCCATCCCGTCGGAATTACTGGTACTTGTTATGACACATTTTTGCTGATAAAGGGGCTTTGCCAGCAGCGGTAAATGACTGTGTACCAAAAAAATGCCACAAGGTCTTCTCAGTAATCCAAACCCCTTAAAAAAAACGGCTCCCCGCTATTCGTGAGGAGCCGCATGGTGAAAGGGCGACAAATTACATTTTCAGATTATCTGACAATATAGAGCGTCATGAAGTACGAGCCTGTCAAATTGGCAATGATAATGGTGTATGATCCCGACGGCAACGTTTGACCTGACGAAGTTGTCAGGTCCCATGCAGTAACTGACTGCGTTGGATGAAGAGTGGCTACAACAATGCCCTGGGCATCCACAATGGTGATGGTAGAGGCTATCGTTTCACCAGTGTTGATGGTGACGTTTCCATTTACCGGATTCGGGTAGATGCTCATACCGTCATTCAGGGCGTCCAGAGTAACCGATGATGCGATTTCGCATGTTCCATTGGCGCCGACGGAAGAGTTGCCGCCGGTGCTGGACTTGATGGCAAAGCTGGCAGTGTAGCTACCTACTTCGTGCGGGGTAAACTCAGCGCATACTTCCTTGGTGGTACCGGCGGGGATGCTAACCGGTAGCGGTGTGGTAACTCGGAACAGCGAAGCATTGGTACCGCTGACCTGGATGTCATCAATGGTAATGTTGGTTGACGAGGTGTTGTTAATGGTGAAGCACTTGATCCGTGTTTCATTCTTGTCGGCAGTACCAAACTCTACCGTCTGGTCAGTTGTGTACTGCACAACACCACTGCCACTGATTTCAACACTGCTTTCGCCATCGGTGGCGGTGGACTGGATGTTCAGTGTGGCGGTGGAGGCGCCCACTGAGCTTGGCGTGAATTTGATTTTTACGGTGAGTGACTCGCCTTTATTCAGTGTGTTGGCAACCGGAGCGGTGACAACGAAGTCTGTGGCGTTGGGACCGCTGAAGCTTAAGCCGTTTACTGTAATCGGTACGTTGCCTGCATTCATGACCAGTGCATCGAAGGTAATTTCATTGCTGTAGCCAAAGGGTACGTTGCCGGCGTCAAGGGTAGGTGACGAAACAGCGATGGTCGGTACCAGCGAGTTGGGGTCGATCACGGTAACGCGTGCCAGACGAGAGTTTATGCTGCCGCAGACGTTGGTGATCACAGCCTGATAGAAACCGGCATCACTGAGCTTAACGTCTGTCAGTGTGAGTGTGGCTTCTGTTCCCTTGGCCACTTCCTTACCGTTACGGAGCCATACAACTTCCTGTGCACCCTGATTGTTTACTGTCAGCGTTACGGTTTCACCAACCTCGGCAATCGCGTCGGCAGGCTGCGAGGTGAGTACCGGTAGCGAGTACACATTCACTTCGGCAACCTTACTGGTTGTAAAGAAGCCGCACATGCTGCTCACCTGCACCGAGTATGAACCCTGCTGTGCGGGAGTAATGTTGTTGAGCTCTAGAGCGTAGTTGTTTGACTGCGGAATCGGAGCCCCTTTAAAGAACCACTGATACTGAAGATCTGCACCTTCAGCATTTACGGTAAGAGTAATGTCGGACCCTTCACAAACGTTGGCGGAGGTAGGTTGTTCGGTAATGGTTGGTGCATCATAAACGCCAACATAGACGCGGCCCGAGGTAGCGTCGGCCAAACAGCCGGTTTCGGCAGATCCGGGAACGACCACGTACACCCAGTAGAAGCCATTGTCGTGTTCTGAGATATTATCAATTGTTAGTGTTCTCTGATTAGCGCCAAGAATTGGCTGATCGCCCTTGTACCACTGATAGGCCAGGATATTGCCTGTTGTTTGCGCCGAGAGAGTAGCCTTGCTGCCCGGACAGAAAGTTCCACCGGCAAGCGGAGTTGTAAACTGCGGTTTAATCGGAACTGCGATAGTGGCTGTCTCGCTTGTGTCCGGGTCACCGCAGGTACCGTTAACGATTACCTGGTACACACCTTCGTTATCGGAAGAGGCACTGGGGATGTTTATTGTCGGCGTTGTTGCACCCGGCATGGCGGTGCCATCCTTATACCACTGATACGTAAGGTTCGTGCCTTCGGCAGAAACGCTGATCGTGTGTGAATTTCCCTGGCACACCGTTCGGTTTTGCGGTTCCTGGGTGATTTTGGTTGGAATATCGATTGTAACCTTGAATTCGTTCGTTTGTGCCTTTGTACCACATACGTCAATAATGTTTACGTACCAGGTGCCTTCATGATTTTCTTTTGACGATTCGGGGAATGACAGCGTCGGAGCCAGCGTGGTGGTTACGAGTGTACCATTGCGGTACCATTCAAAAAAGATGTAACCGTACTCTTCCTTAGTTGCGATTTTCATTGTGAGCGGATCGCCCTGACAAATAGAAATGTTCGACGGCTGCGGACTAATTACCGGAGTAACACACGGACGTTTCACCGTCATCTTACCATAGGTATAGGTGTTGGGTGCATTCGACACACCACAGCCGCTGGATTTTTCTTCACGTCCACGTACAACGTAATCACCTGGAGCCAGGTTGGTTGGCAGGGTAATTTTGTCGTAAAAGTAACCGTAATAGGTGGATCGGGTGTACCACGGCGGATTGGTTCTGTTGTTTAGGTCATCATATTCCCAGGTTTTTAAAACCTTCCAGGTAACACCATCATCCTTTGAAATTTCAAAATGCCATTTGGAATCCTTCGGAGGGAACTGGTTCCCGTTGTTCCTATAGTAGGTGTAGGCATACAGGTACATGTGTGGCTGGATTACATCTCCGGGAAGAACTACTAACGGAGTACCATTGTAATAGTACAGGCGGTTGCCGGTTTTGGTGTCAACAAAATAGTTGAAGTAAAAACTGGCTTGCCGGTCCCAACAGGTTTGCGAATACACTTTTGATCCAACCGTACTCCACAAAAGCAGAACTATAAAAATAGTTAAAAGATGTTTCATTAAATTACCCTTTCGTGTGAAACTGAAAGCAGATAGTGAGGCGCCACAATGGCATATAATTCAATGATTGAGCGACAAAATAGCAGATATTGTTTATGCAATGCAAGTCAAATTGTTAGTTATTCTGAAAATATGCAGAATCTGTTTGCGTAAAAACGCCATAATAGCATGCAATAGCTCAATATGACACTGCTTGTGAGGGTTACGTATTTTTACTGACATTTCAGGACGTTGTGAAGAACACCGTATAAAGCTGTACTTTTAAATCGGTATTTGAAAATGCCACAATTCAGATAACAGCATGAGAACAAACCATACAAGTGGGCCGACAGATGATTTTATCGAAGGGCTTCGGCAACGTTTTGCATTACATCCGGAAAGGCACACTGAGATTGCGTGGTCAGATGTTAGAACAATGCTTATAGAAACGCCGGAGGTACTGAACGCGGTGTATGGTATGGAAATAACAGGTGGCGAGCCTGATGTTGTAGTGCTTGACAGTTTGCAGCAGCAAATAATACTGTGCGATTGTTCCGCTGAATCGCCTGTTCAGCGCAGAAGTTTATGTTACGATGATCCTGCATTGCAGGCCAGGAAGACCAATAAACCGGCAGGGAGCGCAGAGGGCATGGCCCAGAGGATGGGGATTGAGTTACTTACTGAATCAATGTATTTGTCACTGCAACACCTGGGTCCGTTTGATACCAAAACCTCAAGCTGGATTCAAACGCCACCTGAGATGAGAGTACGGGGAGGAGCACTTTTCGGTGCCTGCCGGTTCGGCAGGATATTCTTTTATCACAACTCCGCCGAGTCGTATTACGCGGGTCGCGGATTTCGAGGCTTTGTCCGCCTGCGTGGATAATTGCCGGTTGCTGGATCAGTAAAGTCTGGTCGATGAATTAAAAAAAAGCAATATTCTTTGTATGATGATACTCAAATCCGGTGGCTGTTTGATCGTTGGTTTGTTTATCTGCTGTGTGTATAGGGCAGCGGGACAGGCGGTGATCGAGCTACCTGTGGACCCTGCTACGAAACAGGTTCCGTACACTCTGCGGGGTCATAATACAGAAGCCTCAAATGAAGCGGTGTGGTACATTTCACCGTCGGCTACAGAGGTGATCAGCCGTCTTAGACCCGGTGTTTTCAGATGGCCCGGTGGAAATACTGCAAACAACTACGACTGGAAGGCGCATGTAAAGGACAATCGCCGGTTAACCATTGCCGTGTTGCAGCAGGTGTCAGCCAGGTACGGTACACAGCCTCAAATCGTTGTCAACTATGGCACCGGATCCGCTGCTGATGCTGCCGAACTTGTCCGATTCTGTAACAGCACATCTGACTGGTACCGGCAACAGCGAGAGAAGATGCTGTTAGGCGACTCGACCCGGCTGGATGTACAGATGTGGGAAATTGGCAACGAAAATGCCTATGCCTGGGCGTTTGCTCGTACCAGGAAAACATCTTCTACCGTAGCGGAGAGCCGTCCCGACATCTCACCAGGAAAAGTATTGACAGCCTGTACTACTACGGTGGCTCGTTTGATCGTAGCGGTTGGGTACGGGTTGTTGGCGGACTGGATAAGATCACGGCTGTTTTGGGTGACGTGAAATTGTATCAGCATCCGGTAACCGGAGATACCATTCGTGTCAAATATCCAAAACTCGATACTAAAAATCGGGATGGTATCCACGTATATCATACACCGAACTTCGACCGCAACTGGGCTAACGTAACCGCATCAATGCAGCAGTTGTACGATTCGATTTCGCAGCCGCATAATAAATTGGAGTTGAGTGACTTTACGTTTACTGATTCGGTCGTAATTATTCACCCGGAAGTTCCCATTGAAGGGGGCTCTGTTATCCTGATCGAATACAAGTCGGTTGGACATGACGGTGCATTTGCTTTCAGGGACTCCATTAAAGCTGCTGACCCGAATGTGATGGTTGGCTATAACGTTGATGTGGAGAATCTGGAAACGGATGCCACGTTCAGGCTGGACTTCGCCCGGCATCCGCCTGACTTCATGATCAAGCATCCGTACCCGTCCGTTACGGTTCAGGCTGCTTACAAGGGTTTACGTACCGAGGCAGTTTTTCAGGCGGAGCGTACAGCTACAAACCTGGTTCAGGAACAAGTCCGGTGGGATGGACGGCAAATTGCATGACAACTTCCGGACAAGGTAGGGATAGGAGTAACAGAATGGAATAGCGCCCTGTGTGATGAGTGTACGGCGAATCATCCGATACGCGGCATTGTTAGCGGTGTCTATGTGGCGAGTTTCTGGGCCAACATGATTGCCAGACATCTTGAGGATTCTATCCGGCTGGCAGCCCTGAACCATTTTGCCCTCGTGGCAACCGGAAACAACTTTATTCACCTGTTCCATACCAAGGCTGCAGGTCTTCGTCATACGCCGGGTGTTGAGGGCGTAGCTGCCACAATGGTTATGGAAACCATCGGAACACAGTTTTTCCCTGTACATATCGAAAACGCCCCTGTAGTAACGGTGTTCACAAATGCACCTGCTGACACGGCACAGATCCCGGCGCTCGAAGCCTGGGGGGGCGTGGGGGACGGAGATACGGTGAACCTGCTGGTTATTAATCGTGATGACAATAAAACAAATACCATTACAGTTCGGGTTCCTGCATCGTGGGGAGCACGCACGGCTGAGGTGAAAACATTGTTCGGTTCTGCCGATAGTTCGGATTTCTATACTGACTCGATCCCGTTTACGATCGCTGGCGATGTTATTACAATTAACCTCCCCGTCCTGTCGGTTACCACAATACGAATTCCCCGGCTGAAGGGAACCGGGATTGCGGTGACCGACGGTGAGCCGGAAGCCGGCATGGCTATTCTGCCCAATCCCGCATTGAACGCAATAGCTATTACGGGCAGCCGTGACCTGAACGAAGACGTCTTGCGGATCGTAACTGTGTACGGCGACTGTGTGCAGACGGTACGTACCCCGAAGCTTTCTGCCAACGAAAAGTTTTTCATTGACCTTACAGTCCTTCCCTCCGGATTTTATTTGGCAGAATGGGAAGTGTCCGGTACCTGTTTCTCAAAAAAAATGGTGGTGCTTAAGTAAGCACCACCATGGATTTGTATTCAATCCGTGTTGTTCTGGATGAGTTGTATCGG
This is a stretch of genomic DNA from Ignavibacteria bacterium. It encodes these proteins:
- a CDS encoding DUF4256 domain-containing protein produces the protein MRTNHTSGPTDDFIEGLRQRFALHPERHTEIAWSDVRTMLIETPEVLNAVYGMEITGGEPDVVVLDSLQQQIILCDCSAESPVQRRSLCYDDPALQARKTNKPAGSAEGMAQRMGIELLTESMYLSLQHLGPFDTKTSSWIQTPPEMRVRGGALFGACRFGRIFFYHNSAESYYAGRGFRGFVRLRG
- a CDS encoding immunoglobulin domain-containing protein; its protein translation is MKHLLTIFIVLLLWSTVGSKVYSQTCWDRQASFYFNYFVDTKTGNRLYYYNGTPLVVLPGDVIQPHMYLYAYTYYRNNGNQFPPKDSKWHFEISKDDGVTWKVLKTWEYDDLNNRTNPPWYTRSTYYGYFYDKITLPTNLAPGDYVVRGREEKSSGCGVSNAPNTYTYGKMTVKRPCVTPVISPQPSNISICQGDPLTMKIATKEEYGYIFFEWYRNGTLVTTTLAPTLSFPESSKENHEGTWYVNIIDVCGTKAQTNEFKVTIDIPTKITQEPQNRTVCQGNSHTISVSAEGTNLTYQWYKDGTAMPGATTPTINIPSASSDNEGVYQVIVNGTCGDPDTSETATIAVPIKPQFTTPLAGGTFCPGSKATLSAQTTGNILAYQWYKGDQPILGANQRTLTIDNISEHDNGFYWVYVVVPGSAETGCLADATSGRVYVGVYDAPTITEQPTSANVCEGSDITLTVNAEGADLQYQWFFKGAPIPQSNNYALELNNITPAQQGSYSVQVSSMCGFFTTSKVAEVNVYSLPVLTSQPADAIAEVGETVTLTVNNQGAQEVVWLRNGKEVAKGTEATLTLTDVKLSDAGFYQAVITNVCGSINSRLARVTVIDPNSLVPTIAVSSPTLDAGNVPFGYSNEITFDALVMNAGNVPITVNGLSFSGPNATDFVVTAPVANTLNKGESLTVKIKFTPSSVGASTATLNIQSTATDGESSVEISGSGVVQYTTDQTVEFGTADKNETRIKCFTINNTSSTNITIDDIQVSGTNASLFRVTTPLPVSIPAGTTKEVCAEFTPHEVGSYTASFAIKSSTGGNSSVGANGTCEIASSVTLDALNDGMSIYPNPVNGNVTINTGETIASTITIVDAQGIVVATLHPTQSVTAWDLTTSSGQTLPSGSYTIIIANLTGSYFMTLYIVR